In a single window of the Aminomonas paucivorans DSM 12260 genome:
- a CDS encoding methyl-accepting chemotaxis protein: protein MGIRLLRSVRMSVRLWGLLAGASLLLLALGWATRSGGASWGVLGACLLLLWILGGWVVLSVTGPLGAVEEGLGGIASQLDLTVRTFTWARDEVGNVSRSINDFLTSLDGALGQVARANEGNNEVVSHFLRAAEDLRVQAREGRDAVDRTVALVDSVSAGIEEVNAGVEEISAGAQTVAQRSAEMAEQAGRAHEAGETGLAAVRTAVGSIQTVAEEAAQSSGRVRDLAGRAHQIQSFVGSISQIADQTNLLALNAAIEAARAGEAGRGFAVVAEEVRKLAEESNGAARNIADLAQAIAKDLEDVVRAVDRTSGNAGEAREQARSVEEAIGDIQSALGEITRATQDMAAVAQEQAASSEEIAGAVQSTTDQIHQVAQASEEVRGGMGRIAEAAEQVAARTGDLSANARDLDRSLGGFRITPGGEGARTALP, encoded by the coding sequence GTGGGGATTCGGCTTCTTCGCTCCGTCCGCATGTCCGTGCGCCTTTGGGGACTCCTGGCGGGGGCCAGCCTCCTTCTCCTGGCCCTGGGATGGGCGACCCGGTCCGGGGGGGCTTCCTGGGGCGTCCTGGGGGCCTGCCTGCTCCTCCTCTGGATCCTGGGGGGGTGGGTGGTCCTCTCCGTGACGGGCCCCCTGGGGGCGGTGGAGGAAGGGCTCGGGGGCATCGCCTCCCAGCTGGACCTGACGGTGCGCACCTTTACCTGGGCCCGGGACGAGGTGGGCAACGTCAGCCGCTCCATCAACGACTTCCTCACCTCTCTGGATGGGGCACTGGGGCAGGTGGCCCGGGCCAACGAGGGGAACAACGAGGTGGTCTCCCACTTTCTCCGGGCCGCGGAGGACCTGCGCGTCCAGGCCCGGGAGGGGCGGGACGCCGTGGACCGCACCGTGGCCCTGGTGGATTCCGTGTCCGCGGGGATCGAAGAGGTGAACGCGGGGGTGGAGGAGATCTCCGCGGGGGCCCAGACGGTGGCCCAGCGCAGCGCCGAGATGGCGGAGCAGGCCGGTCGGGCCCACGAGGCGGGGGAGACGGGCCTGGCGGCGGTGCGCACCGCCGTGGGGAGCATCCAGACCGTGGCGGAGGAGGCGGCCCAGTCCTCCGGACGGGTCCGGGACCTGGCGGGACGGGCCCACCAGATCCAGTCCTTCGTGGGCAGCATCTCTCAGATCGCCGACCAGACGAACCTGCTGGCCCTGAACGCCGCCATCGAGGCGGCCCGGGCGGGGGAGGCGGGACGGGGCTTCGCGGTGGTGGCGGAGGAGGTGCGCAAGCTGGCGGAGGAGTCCAACGGGGCGGCCCGGAACATCGCCGACCTGGCCCAGGCCATCGCCAAGGATCTGGAGGACGTGGTGCGGGCGGTGGACCGCACCAGCGGCAACGCCGGGGAGGCCCGGGAGCAGGCCCGTTCCGTGGAGGAGGCCATCGGGGACATCCAGTCGGCCCTGGGGGAGATCACCCGGGCCACCCAGGACATGGCGGCGGTGGCCCAGGAGCAGGCGGCCTCCTCGGAGGAGATCGCCGGTGCGGTGCAGTCCACCACCGACCAGATCCACCAGGTGGCCCAGGCTTCGGAGGAGGTCCGGGGCGGGATGGGGCGCATCGCCGAGGCGGCGGAGCAGGTGGCTGCCCGAACGGGGGACCTGTCCGCCAACGCCCGGGACCTGGACCGAAGCCTCGGAGGGTTCCGCATCACTCCGGGAGGAGAGGGGGCCCGCACGGCCCTTCCCTAG
- a CDS encoding glycosyltransferase translates to MTPSPEVSLVIPVYNEQESLPALFDRLFPVVEGLGRSCEVVFINDGSRDASLPLLVRAVQDHPYVRLIDFNGNFGQHMAILAGFAHARGEKVLTLDADLQNPPEEIPRLLEQMDGGHDVVGTHRVGRRDPLFRKLASKVVNRISNRITGLAIQDYGCMLRGYDRRIVDLINQCRETTTFLPALAQKFAQSPVDIPVGHAEREHGTSKYGLYRLVRLNFDLMTGFSLVPLQAVTLMGLLVSALSVLFGLFLVLRRLLVGAEAEGLFTLMALNFFLLGVLLFGIGISGEYVGRIYLEVRQRPRYLVRRLYPEGPEKESRP, encoded by the coding sequence ATGACCCCCTCCCCGGAGGTCTCCCTGGTCATCCCGGTGTACAACGAGCAGGAGAGCCTCCCCGCCCTCTTCGACCGCCTCTTCCCGGTGGTGGAGGGGCTGGGACGGTCCTGCGAGGTGGTGTTCATCAACGACGGCAGCCGGGACGCCTCCCTGCCCCTGCTGGTCCGGGCGGTGCAGGACCACCCCTACGTGCGCCTCATCGACTTCAACGGGAACTTCGGCCAGCACATGGCCATTCTGGCGGGGTTCGCCCACGCCCGGGGAGAGAAGGTCCTCACCCTGGACGCGGACCTCCAGAACCCCCCGGAGGAGATCCCCCGGCTGCTGGAGCAGATGGACGGGGGGCACGACGTGGTGGGCACCCACCGGGTGGGACGCCGGGACCCCCTCTTCCGGAAACTCGCCTCCAAGGTGGTGAACCGCATCTCCAACCGCATCACCGGCCTGGCCATCCAGGACTACGGCTGCATGCTCCGGGGCTACGACCGGCGCATCGTGGACCTGATCAACCAGTGTCGGGAGACCACCACCTTCCTCCCCGCCCTGGCCCAGAAGTTCGCCCAGTCCCCCGTGGACATCCCCGTGGGGCACGCGGAGCGGGAGCACGGCACCTCCAAGTACGGCCTCTACCGGCTCGTGCGGCTGAACTTCGACCTCATGACGGGGTTCTCCCTGGTGCCCCTCCAGGCGGTGACCCTCATGGGCCTGCTGGTGTCGGCCCTGAGCGTCCTCTTCGGCCTCTTCCTGGTGCTGCGCCGCCTGCTGGTGGGGGCGGAGGCGGAGGGGCTCTTCACCCTCATGGCCCTGAACTTCTTCCTCCTGGGGGTGCTCCTCTTCGGCATCGGCATCTCCGGGGAGTACGTGGGGCGCATCTACCTGGAGGTTCGCCAGCGCCCCCGCTACCTGGTGCGGCGCCTCTACCCGGAGGGTCCGGAGAAGGAGTCCCGGCCGTGA
- a CDS encoding acyl-CoA mutase large subunit family protein: protein MFDEKQLQAIAEKKAAYQAAVDKALTKGPEMRQEFTTGGGIPLERLYTPEHLQGVDYPKDLGFPGSFPYTRGVQPTMYRGRFWTMRQYAGFATAEESNERYRYLLSQGTTGLSVAFDLPTQIGYDSDHSMAQGEVGKVGVAIDSLADMEILFNQIPLDKVSTSMTINAPAGVLLAMYIAVGEKQGVPTDALSGTIQNDILKEYIARGTYIFPPKPSMRLITDIFDFCSSHVPKWNTISISGYHIREAGSTAIQEVAFTLADGIAYVEAAVKKGQDPNVFGKRLSFFFNAHNDFLEEVAKFRAARKIWAHLMKERFGVTDKTAQMLRFHTQTAGSTLTAQQPENNVVRVAIQTMAAVMGGTQSLHTNSLDEALALPTEKSVRIALRTQQIVAYESGITQTIDPLAGSYAVEALTKQIEEGAWNYIRKIDELGGMLASIEKGYVQQQIQDAAYNYQKAVEAGDRIVVGVNKFQVEEDTSSRTLLRVDPSVGAQQVAKLRKLKEGRDNVKVKDCLEDIRKAAQSDENLMPRIVEAVRHYTTEGEICGVLREVFGEYREHVVL from the coding sequence GTGTTCGACGAGAAGCAGCTGCAGGCGATCGCGGAAAAGAAGGCGGCGTACCAGGCGGCGGTGGACAAGGCCCTCACCAAGGGGCCGGAGATGCGTCAGGAGTTCACCACCGGCGGCGGCATCCCCCTGGAGCGTCTCTACACCCCGGAGCACCTCCAGGGCGTGGACTACCCCAAGGATCTGGGCTTCCCGGGAAGCTTCCCCTACACCCGAGGCGTGCAGCCCACCATGTACCGCGGGCGGTTCTGGACCATGCGCCAGTACGCCGGTTTCGCCACGGCGGAGGAGTCCAACGAGCGTTACCGCTACCTCCTGAGCCAGGGGACCACGGGGCTTTCCGTGGCCTTCGACCTTCCCACCCAGATCGGTTACGACTCGGATCACTCCATGGCCCAGGGCGAAGTGGGCAAGGTGGGGGTGGCCATCGACAGCCTGGCGGACATGGAGATCCTCTTCAACCAGATCCCCTTGGACAAGGTCTCCACCTCCATGACCATCAACGCCCCTGCGGGGGTGCTCCTGGCCATGTACATCGCCGTGGGGGAGAAGCAGGGTGTCCCCACGGACGCCCTCTCCGGCACCATCCAGAACGACATCCTCAAGGAGTACATCGCCCGGGGAACCTACATCTTCCCCCCCAAGCCCTCCATGAGGCTCATCACGGACATCTTCGACTTCTGCAGCAGCCACGTCCCCAAGTGGAACACCATCTCCATCTCCGGCTACCACATCCGTGAGGCGGGCTCCACGGCCATCCAGGAAGTGGCCTTCACCCTGGCGGACGGCATCGCCTACGTGGAGGCGGCGGTGAAGAAGGGCCAGGACCCCAACGTCTTCGGCAAGCGCCTCTCCTTCTTCTTCAACGCCCACAACGATTTCCTGGAGGAGGTGGCCAAGTTCCGGGCCGCCCGGAAGATCTGGGCCCACCTCATGAAGGAGCGCTTCGGCGTCACCGACAAGACCGCCCAGATGCTCCGGTTCCACACCCAGACCGCCGGCAGCACCCTCACGGCCCAGCAGCCGGAGAACAACGTGGTGCGCGTGGCCATCCAGACCATGGCGGCGGTCATGGGGGGCACCCAGTCCCTCCACACCAACAGCCTCGACGAGGCCCTGGCGCTTCCCACGGAGAAGTCCGTGCGCATCGCCCTGCGGACCCAGCAGATCGTGGCCTACGAGTCCGGCATCACCCAGACCATCGACCCCCTGGCGGGAAGCTACGCCGTGGAGGCCCTCACCAAGCAGATCGAAGAGGGCGCCTGGAACTACATCCGCAAGATCGACGAGCTGGGCGGCATGCTGGCCTCCATCGAGAAGGGCTACGTGCAGCAGCAGATCCAGGACGCGGCCTACAACTACCAGAAGGCCGTGGAGGCGGGAGACCGCATCGTCGTGGGGGTCAACAAGTTCCAGGTGGAGGAGGATACCTCCTCCCGCACCCTCCTGCGGGTGGACCCCAGCGTGGGAGCCCAGCAGGTGGCCAAGCTCCGGAAGCTCAAGGAGGGCCGGGACAACGTCAAGGTGAAGGACTGCCTGGAGGATATCCGCAAGGCTGCCCAGAGCGACGAGAACCTCATGCCCCGCATCGTCGAGGCGGTGCGGCACTACACCACCGAGGGCGAAATCTGCGGCGTGCTCCGCGAGGTCTTCGGGGAGTACCGGGAACACGTGGTCCTTTAG
- a CDS encoding cobalamin B12-binding domain-containing protein, whose amino-acid sequence MSDRKIRVVVAKPGLDGHDRGAKVIARAFRDAGMEVIYTGLRQTPEQIVETAIQEDADAVGISILSGAHEHYFKAIIDLLAEKNASDILVFGGGVIPESDVPRLVELGAGAIFGPGTPTTECIAWLEKSVAEKRAKEA is encoded by the coding sequence ATGAGCGATCGGAAAATCCGCGTAGTGGTGGCGAAGCCCGGCCTGGACGGGCATGATCGGGGAGCGAAGGTGATCGCCCGGGCCTTCCGGGACGCGGGCATGGAGGTCATCTACACGGGGCTGCGTCAGACCCCGGAGCAGATCGTGGAGACCGCCATTCAGGAAGACGCCGACGCCGTGGGGATCAGCATCCTTTCCGGGGCCCACGAGCACTACTTCAAGGCGATCATCGACCTGCTGGCGGAGAAGAACGCCTCGGACATCCTGGTCTTCGGGGGCGGCGTGATCCCTGAGTCCGACGTGCCCCGGCTGGTGGAGCTGGGAGCGGGGGCCATCTTCGGTCCCGGGACCCCCACCACCGAGTGCATCGCCTGGCTGGAGAAGTCCGTGGCGGAGAAGCGAGCGAAGGAGGCGTAG
- a CDS encoding FprA family A-type flavoprotein, translating to MYKAIPITESISWIGANDRETDLFEGLWTLPRGVSYNSYLICDEKVALVDTVKSSYLTDYLQRLRSVLQDCKPVDYLIVNHMEPDHSGSIAVMRQVYPDLKIVGNKKTLEMIRAFYDIQDNLVEVKDGDVLDLGTHKLVFALIPMVHWPETMVTYDTTDKVLFTCDAFGGFGALEGGVFDDEVDMDFYESEILRYFSNIVGRYSPFVQKAIARVRTLDLKVICPSHGPVLRSNPWRVVDLYDRWSRHETEEGCVVVYGSMYGNTKKMTDAIARSLSEAGIRKVAVHDVSRANVSFLVRDIWNFRGLVLGSCTYNTELFPPMAHLTRTLANKAMKGRVLGLCGSYSWSRGALSELLSFAEKGDWELVEPNVEVKSCPTEADLEQCTLLGQHLAQAIRAKS from the coding sequence ATGTACAAGGCCATCCCCATCACCGAAAGCATCTCCTGGATCGGTGCCAACGACCGGGAGACGGACCTCTTCGAGGGGCTGTGGACCCTCCCCCGGGGGGTCTCCTACAACTCCTACCTGATCTGTGACGAGAAGGTCGCCCTGGTGGACACCGTCAAGAGTTCCTACCTGACGGACTACCTCCAGAGGCTCCGTTCGGTGCTCCAGGACTGCAAGCCCGTGGACTACCTCATCGTGAACCACATGGAGCCGGACCACTCCGGATCCATCGCCGTGATGAGACAGGTCTACCCGGACCTGAAGATCGTGGGGAACAAGAAGACCCTGGAGATGATCCGGGCCTTCTACGACATCCAGGACAACCTGGTGGAGGTAAAGGACGGGGACGTGCTGGACCTGGGGACCCACAAGCTGGTCTTCGCCCTGATCCCCATGGTGCACTGGCCCGAGACCATGGTCACCTACGACACCACCGACAAGGTGCTGTTCACCTGCGACGCCTTCGGGGGCTTCGGCGCCCTGGAGGGAGGGGTCTTCGACGACGAGGTGGACATGGACTTCTACGAGTCGGAAATCCTGCGCTACTTCTCCAACATCGTGGGGCGCTACAGCCCCTTCGTACAGAAGGCCATCGCCCGGGTGCGCACCCTGGACCTGAAGGTCATCTGCCCCTCCCACGGCCCGGTCCTCCGGTCCAACCCCTGGAGGGTGGTGGACCTGTACGACCGGTGGAGCCGCCACGAGACGGAGGAAGGCTGCGTGGTGGTCTACGGGTCCATGTACGGCAACACCAAGAAGATGACCGACGCCATCGCCCGGTCCCTCTCCGAGGCGGGGATCCGCAAGGTGGCGGTGCACGACGTCTCCCGGGCCAACGTGTCCTTCCTGGTGCGGGACATCTGGAACTTCCGGGGGCTGGTCCTGGGGAGCTGCACCTACAACACGGAACTCTTCCCCCCCATGGCCCACCTGACCCGCACCTTGGCCAACAAGGCCATGAAGGGACGGGTCCTGGGGCTGTGCGGCTCCTACAGCTGGAGTCGGGGCGCCCTTTCGGAGCTGCTCTCCTTCGCGGAGAAGGGGGACTGGGAGCTGGTGGAGCCCAACGTGGAGGTGAAGTCCTGCCCCACCGAGGCGGACCTGGAGCAGTGCACCCTCCTGGGGCAGCACCTGGCCCAGGCCATCCGCGCCAAGAGCTAG
- a CDS encoding DegT/DnrJ/EryC1/StrS family aminotransferase: protein MSRSTFLPFSRPSLGEEEIREVTEVLRSGWITTGPRTAAFEKAFAARLGVPYALGVNSATAGLHLSLVALGVGPGDEVVTTPMTFAATVNAILFTGATPVLADIDPATLNLDPGAAERACTPRTKAIVPVHFAGLPVDLDAFRDLAKHTGAALVEDCAHALGASYKGEPVGQNPAPLGVFSFHPTKNITTGEGGMVVTGDEDLGERVSVLRQHGMSKGAWNRYAEAGTPQYEVIMLGFKDNMLDLQAAIGLHQLDKLDRFQGRREEIAARYDEAFRGQRGILPLGSPSYEHVHGRHLYCPLVDVDALGFDRDTFMARLKERNIGTALHYKAVHLHRYYRERFGWAREDFPQAARVSDRLVSLPLFPDMTDRDVEDVVEAVREVCAAPEAR, encoded by the coding sequence ATGAGCCGATCCACCTTTTTGCCCTTCTCCCGTCCCTCCCTGGGGGAGGAGGAGATCCGGGAGGTAACGGAGGTCCTGCGGTCCGGCTGGATCACCACGGGACCCCGAACCGCCGCCTTCGAGAAGGCCTTCGCCGCCCGCCTGGGGGTCCCCTACGCCCTGGGGGTGAACTCCGCCACCGCGGGGCTGCACCTGTCCCTGGTGGCCCTGGGGGTGGGACCGGGGGACGAGGTGGTCACCACCCCCATGACCTTCGCCGCCACGGTGAACGCCATCCTCTTCACCGGGGCCACCCCGGTGCTGGCGGACATCGACCCGGCCACCCTGAACCTGGACCCGGGGGCGGCGGAACGGGCCTGCACCCCCCGCACCAAGGCCATCGTGCCGGTGCACTTCGCGGGGCTCCCCGTGGACCTGGACGCCTTCCGGGACCTGGCGAAGCACACGGGAGCGGCCCTGGTGGAGGACTGCGCCCACGCCCTGGGGGCCTCCTACAAGGGGGAACCGGTGGGGCAGAACCCCGCGCCCCTGGGGGTCTTCAGCTTCCACCCCACCAAGAACATCACCACCGGGGAGGGGGGCATGGTGGTGACGGGGGACGAGGACCTGGGGGAGCGCGTGTCCGTGCTGCGGCAGCACGGCATGTCCAAGGGGGCCTGGAACCGCTACGCCGAGGCGGGGACCCCCCAGTACGAGGTCATCATGCTGGGCTTCAAGGACAACATGCTGGACCTTCAGGCGGCCATCGGCCTGCACCAGCTGGACAAGCTGGACCGGTTCCAGGGGCGGCGGGAGGAGATCGCCGCGCGGTACGACGAGGCCTTCCGGGGACAGCGGGGCATCCTGCCCCTCGGCTCCCCCTCCTACGAACACGTGCACGGGCGGCACCTGTACTGCCCCCTGGTGGACGTGGACGCCCTGGGTTTCGACCGGGACACCTTCATGGCCCGCCTGAAGGAGAGGAACATCGGCACGGCGCTGCACTACAAGGCGGTGCACCTGCACCGGTACTACCGGGAGCGCTTCGGCTGGGCCCGGGAGGACTTCCCCCAGGCCGCCCGGGTTTCGGACCGCCTCGTCTCCCTCCCCCTCTTCCCGGACATGACGGACCGGGACGTGGAGGACGTGGTGGAGGCGGTACGGGAGGTCTGCGCCGCCCCGGAGGCCCGATGA
- a CDS encoding formyltransferase: MTAPRVLVCGYSEVGTACLEALLDLGANVVGLFTHRDDPKENRWFRTPAPVAEAAGIPVSTESLASPGGIALARSLRPDLLLSFYYRDLLGADLLALPPLGAYNLHGSLLPRYRGRVPIHWAVIRGETRTGATLHVMTPRPDGGDLIDQESVPILFEDTSLEVFRRVTDAAVRVVRRSYPLLAQGRAPRTPQDEARATTFGRRTPADGRLDWTGDALGLYHLVRAVTRPYPGAFAFLGNRKLFVWKAWPLPEAGQPSVPPGTCFEDPEGGLRVRCGSGALRLLEVQEEGAREDEAMPGLTPGARLS, from the coding sequence GTGACCGCCCCTCGGGTGCTGGTGTGCGGCTACAGCGAGGTGGGGACGGCCTGCCTGGAGGCCCTGCTGGACCTGGGGGCAAACGTGGTGGGCCTCTTCACCCACCGGGACGACCCGAAGGAGAACCGGTGGTTCCGCACCCCCGCCCCGGTCGCGGAGGCGGCGGGAATCCCCGTGTCCACGGAGAGCCTGGCCTCCCCCGGAGGGATCGCCCTGGCCCGAAGCCTCAGGCCCGACCTGCTGCTGTCCTTCTACTACCGGGACCTGCTGGGGGCGGACCTGCTGGCCCTGCCCCCCCTGGGGGCCTACAACCTCCACGGCTCCCTGCTGCCCCGGTACCGGGGCCGGGTGCCGATCCACTGGGCGGTGATCCGCGGGGAGACCCGCACCGGGGCCACCCTCCACGTCATGACCCCCCGCCCCGACGGGGGGGACCTGATCGACCAGGAATCGGTGCCCATCCTCTTCGAGGACACCTCCCTGGAGGTGTTCCGCCGGGTGACGGACGCAGCGGTGCGGGTGGTGCGGCGCTCCTATCCCCTCCTGGCGCAGGGTCGGGCCCCCCGCACCCCCCAGGACGAGGCCCGGGCCACCACCTTCGGCCGACGCACCCCCGCGGACGGGCGGCTGGACTGGACCGGCGACGCCCTGGGCCTGTACCATCTGGTCCGGGCGGTGACCCGCCCCTACCCGGGAGCCTTCGCCTTCCTGGGGAACCGAAAGCTCTTCGTCTGGAAGGCCTGGCCCCTGCCGGAGGCGGGGCAGCCGTCGGTGCCCCCCGGGACCTGCTTCGAGGACCCGGAGGGGGGTCTTCGGGTGCGCTGTGGCTCCGGGGCCCTGCGGCTCCTGGAGGTGCAGGAGGAGGGGGCCCGGGAGGACGAGGCCATGCCCGGCCTGACGCCGGGGGCGCGGCTGTCCTAG
- a CDS encoding glycosyltransferase family 39 protein: MNGFFRSHARPFALLLALLGLLYFWRLGDHGLLEPDEGRYSEIPREMLATGDWVTPRLNGVKYFEKPVLYYWMSALSLRTLGETELAARAVPALSALGGAALTYVAAAPHGPRGAFLSGLMVGTSLVWFALAHITLTDMALATFLTLAFYGLYRGVTGNRRWLLAGYAGMALALLTKGLIGVVLPGMVGVAWALGTRRWSLLWRAFSLPGILVFLALAGPWFALVMLRNPDFAWFFFVHEHFLRYATLNANRYQPGWFFLPILLLGFLPWTGNLLQGLRDGLAALRSLGADRRLREDDEAPAGPGEEALFLLLWAGVVLLFFSVSKSKLVPYILPVFPPLGVLAGTALDRILADQDRRRLLWGLAGNGAVCLLLGATLLLYPHHQDRFAPEVLAPVSLPLAAVLGAVGILPFLAGLRRKIGGAVLLLCLGSLAMGITFKGLFDFYGQIRSAKGVAAIVARHATPDAVVADYRDYDQGLAFYLKRRITLVNDPGGFGELSFGQRAENPDWFVTPEEFARIWRGPKPVLAVADPEKLEEFRRMGLTFRVLGSDPLYYGKTVVTNQKTEALP; the protein is encoded by the coding sequence ATGAACGGATTCTTCCGCAGCCACGCCCGGCCCTTCGCCCTCCTCCTGGCCCTCCTGGGCCTCCTCTATTTCTGGAGACTCGGGGACCACGGCCTTCTGGAGCCCGACGAGGGCCGATACAGCGAGATCCCCCGGGAGATGCTGGCCACGGGGGACTGGGTCACCCCGAGGCTCAACGGGGTGAAGTACTTCGAGAAGCCCGTGCTCTACTACTGGATGAGCGCCCTTTCCCTTCGGACCCTGGGGGAGACGGAGCTGGCGGCCCGAGCCGTCCCCGCCCTGTCCGCCCTGGGGGGGGCGGCGCTGACCTACGTCGCCGCGGCCCCCCACGGGCCCCGGGGGGCCTTCCTCTCCGGTCTCATGGTGGGGACCTCCCTGGTGTGGTTCGCCCTGGCCCACATCACCCTCACGGACATGGCCCTGGCGACCTTCCTCACCCTGGCCTTCTACGGCCTCTACCGGGGGGTGACGGGGAACCGGCGCTGGCTGCTGGCGGGGTACGCGGGCATGGCCCTGGCGCTGCTCACCAAGGGGCTCATCGGAGTCGTGCTGCCGGGGATGGTGGGGGTGGCCTGGGCCCTGGGGACGAGGCGCTGGTCTCTCCTCTGGCGGGCCTTCTCCCTCCCCGGGATCCTGGTCTTCCTCGCCCTGGCGGGACCCTGGTTCGCCCTGGTGATGCTCCGCAACCCGGACTTCGCCTGGTTTTTCTTCGTCCATGAGCACTTCCTGCGCTACGCCACCCTGAACGCCAACCGGTACCAGCCCGGCTGGTTCTTCCTGCCCATCCTGCTGCTGGGCTTCCTGCCCTGGACGGGAAACCTCCTGCAGGGCCTCCGGGACGGCCTGGCCGCCCTGCGGAGCCTGGGGGCGGACCGTCGCCTCCGGGAGGACGACGAGGCCCCCGCGGGCCCCGGGGAGGAGGCCCTCTTCCTGCTCCTCTGGGCGGGAGTGGTGCTGCTGTTCTTCTCCGTCTCCAAGTCCAAGCTGGTGCCCTACATCCTGCCGGTCTTCCCCCCTCTGGGAGTGCTGGCGGGAACCGCTCTGGACCGGATCCTGGCGGACCAGGACCGAAGAAGACTCCTCTGGGGCCTGGCGGGGAACGGGGCGGTCTGCCTCCTCCTGGGGGCGACGCTGCTGCTGTACCCCCACCACCAGGACCGGTTCGCCCCGGAGGTGCTGGCCCCCGTGTCTCTCCCCCTGGCGGCGGTGCTGGGGGCGGTGGGCATCCTCCCCTTCCTTGCGGGGCTCCGGAGGAAGATCGGTGGGGCGGTGCTGCTGCTGTGCCTCGGATCCCTCGCCATGGGGATAACCTTCAAGGGGCTGTTCGACTTCTACGGCCAGATCCGCTCCGCCAAGGGAGTGGCGGCCATCGTGGCCCGACACGCCACCCCGGACGCGGTGGTGGCGGACTATCGGGACTACGACCAGGGCCTGGCCTTCTACCTGAAGCGCCGCATCACCCTGGTGAACGATCCGGGGGGCTTCGGGGAACTCTCCTTCGGCCAGAGGGCGGAGAACCCGGACTGGTTCGTGACCCCGGAGGAGTTCGCCCGGATCTGGCGGGGACCCAAACCCGTCCTCGCCGTGGCGGACCCGGAGAAACTGGAGGAGTTCCGGCGGATGGGGCTGACCTTCCGCGTCCTGGGCTCCGACCCCCTCTACTACGGCAAGACCGTGGTGACCAATCAGAAAACGGAGGCGCTGCCATGA
- a CDS encoding aspartate-alanine antiporter-like transporter: MILPSFLQPPLVALVLAASTGYLLGRVRVGHFRLGLSGALFTGLALGLGGASAPQGAFTWNLLLFVVCVGLLAAEDLRAVLRLYGMRCLALSVWVTGVGAALTYLLARSFGGGAHPLLIAGTYTGALTSSPGLGAALEATGNNPLVTVGYSVAYPFGVLAVVLFVQLAPALLGIDVAAEREALVRELRGRPDPSSPLPHPVAPFSLAGFLVCLLGGLLLGGVGVDLPGLGRLSLGTTGGTLLAALVAGAWGHLGSLSFRMAPEPLEAIRDLSLAFFLGAVGLQAGPQVLEAVQAHGVLLAAAGFGVALVSELAGFLLGRCVWRMNWVLLAGALCGAMTSTPGLGAAVEATGSRECAAGYGATYPLALVCMVLFTSWIHVLLVRLG, from the coding sequence TTGATCCTGCCGTCCTTCCTGCAGCCCCCCCTGGTCGCCCTCGTCCTGGCGGCCTCCACGGGCTACCTTCTGGGGCGAGTCCGGGTGGGACACTTTCGCCTGGGCCTCTCGGGAGCCCTCTTCACCGGACTTGCCCTGGGGCTTGGGGGGGCGTCCGCTCCCCAGGGGGCCTTTACCTGGAACCTGCTGCTCTTCGTGGTGTGCGTGGGGCTGCTGGCGGCGGAGGACCTGCGCGCGGTGCTGCGCCTCTACGGAATGCGGTGTCTTGCCCTCTCCGTGTGGGTCACCGGAGTGGGGGCGGCGCTCACCTACCTTCTGGCCCGGTCCTTCGGGGGCGGGGCCCACCCCCTTCTCATCGCGGGGACCTACACTGGCGCCCTCACCAGTTCCCCCGGCCTGGGGGCCGCCCTGGAGGCCACGGGGAACAACCCCCTGGTGACGGTGGGCTACTCTGTGGCCTACCCCTTCGGCGTCCTGGCGGTGGTGCTCTTCGTGCAGCTCGCCCCGGCCCTCCTGGGCATCGACGTGGCGGCGGAACGGGAGGCCCTGGTCCGGGAGCTTCGGGGTCGCCCCGACCCCTCTTCGCCCCTTCCGCACCCCGTCGCCCCCTTTTCCCTGGCGGGCTTTCTGGTCTGCCTGCTGGGGGGGCTGCTCCTGGGAGGGGTGGGGGTGGATCTCCCCGGCCTGGGGCGCCTTTCCCTGGGCACCACCGGGGGGACCCTTCTTGCGGCCCTGGTCGCCGGGGCGTGGGGGCACCTGGGCTCCCTGTCCTTCCGCATGGCCCCGGAGCCCCTGGAGGCGATCCGGGACCTCTCCCTGGCCTTCTTCCTGGGGGCGGTGGGGCTCCAGGCGGGACCCCAGGTACTGGAGGCGGTGCAGGCCCACGGGGTCCTGCTGGCCGCGGCGGGGTTCGGGGTGGCCCTGGTCTCGGAGCTGGCGGGCTTTCTTCTGGGGCGCTGCGTCTGGAGGATGAACTGGGTCCTCCTGGCGGGGGCCCTCTGCGGCGCCATGACCAGCACCCCCGGCCTGGGGGCGGCGGTGGAGGCCACGGGGTCCCGAGAGTGCGCCGCAGGGTACGGGGCCACCTACCCCCTGGCCCTGGTGTGCATGGTCCTCTTCACCTCCTGGATCCACGTCCTCCTGGTCCGGCTGGGGTGA